Proteins encoded within one genomic window of Methanobrevibacter arboriphilus JCM 13429 = DSM 1125:
- a CDS encoding winged helix-turn-helix domain-containing protein has product MERELIEGIAIIQRSKCKEIVLRSLNNGIKMPSKISKETKISIHHVSRYLKQLKEKNLVICLNEDYKQGRLYKITELGKEVLEHI; this is encoded by the coding sequence ATGGAAAGAGAACTTATTGAAGGAATAGCTATTATTCAAAGGAGTAAATGCAAAGAAATAGTTTTAAGAAGTTTAAATAATGGTATAAAAATGCCTTCAAAAATTTCTAAAGAAACAAAGATAAGTATTCATCATGTTAGCAGATATCTTAAACAATTAAAAGAAAAAAATTTAGTTATATGTTTAAATGAGGATTATAAGCAAGGAAGATTATATAAAATAACAGAACTTGGAAAAGAAGTTTTAGAACATATATAA
- a CDS encoding type I restriction enzyme HsdR N-terminal domain-containing protein → MPFEENIKKFTENIPEKMKHIKSEDGTINALINPFLDLLGYDITDPKEVEYQYDVNIELGVPKLNKKGKIDIIILNNTNKPEIIIECKKIKKKLTKKDETQLRSYYNIIDNCRLAILTNGIIYKFFTNTDKLMDRTPFLEIDLRNLSKVDISELEMFTKEKYNSKNLENIVMNNKIRNQLNKEFEHPSDDFVKIIAKKVDNGVMNKNKIIKYRRIIKNNLKIISNEKSEPNYEFEMKFRGFNEEEENKFIKLYNKLPEKFKDNEFIENTTIIKINKGEKIPKNSLYIYSSTTNPVEEIMIKYLRKYAKGYETDFIKIKSVKSNDSMRIYKICRRFVAYLNNRKLTKEEKKLLDKIFSEQ, encoded by the coding sequence ATGCCTTTTGAGGAAAATATTAAAAAATTTACAGAAAATATACCAGAAAAAATGAAACATATAAAAAGTGAAGATGGAACAATAAACGCTTTAATCAACCCTTTTCTAGATTTATTAGGTTATGATATTACAGACCCCAAGGAAGTTGAATATCAATATGATGTAAATATTGAATTAGGAGTGCCTAAACTAAATAAAAAAGGTAAAATAGATATTATCATATTAAATAATACTAATAAACCTGAAATAATAATTGAATGTAAAAAAATTAAAAAAAAACTTACAAAAAAAGATGAAACACAATTAAGAAGCTATTATAACATCATAGATAATTGTAGATTAGCTATATTGACCAACGGCATTATTTATAAATTTTTTACTAATACTGATAAATTGATGGATAGAACTCCTTTTCTCGAAATTGATTTAAGGAATTTATCAAAAGTTGATATTTCAGAGTTAGAAATGTTTACAAAAGAGAAATATAACTCAAAAAATCTTGAAAATATTGTAATGAACAATAAAATAAGAAATCAGCTAAACAAAGAGTTTGAACATCCAAGCGATGATTTTGTAAAAATAATTGCCAAAAAAGTTGATAATGGAGTAATGAATAAAAACAAAATTATAAAATATAGAAGAATTATTAAAAATAATCTTAAAATAATTTCAAACGAAAAATCTGAACCCAATTATGAATTTGAAATGAAATTTAGAGGATTTAATGAAGAAGAGGAAAATAAATTTATAAAATTATATAATAAATTACCTGAAAAATTTAAGGACAATGAATTTATTGAGAACACTACTATCATTAAGATAAATAAAGGAGAAAAAATACCTAAAAATAGTTTATATATTTATAGTAGTACAACTAACCCTGTTGAAGAGATAATGATAAAATATCTCAGAAAATATGCTAAAGGATATGAAACTGATTTTATTAAAATTAAGTCTGTTAAATCTAACGATAGTATGAGGATATATAAAATCTGTAGAAGATTTGTTGCCTATTTAAATAATAGAAAATTAACAAAAGAAGAAAAAAAACTTTTAGATAAAATATTTTCAGAACAATAG